CGGCTGCTTCCAAACTGCCTAGAGGGAGCTCACGAGTGGTGGGAGAGCCCTAACCAGATCCCAGCCTTGGGCCAAAACTgccacaggctgctgctgcagtgtaaCAGCGCAGATGTTGCATTCCTGGCCTGGGCATTCCTGGCCTGGTACTGCTTCAGCtactgctccagcagctccgtCTCAAGCTGAAGACCCAAGGCAGACAGAATTGAACGTGGCTTTTCCGGACGCATTTGGTCCGCCATGAGACCCAAAGACTGGTAACGAAATATTATAGGTGCCCTTAATGTCTGTTTTCCCTGTGATGGAGTCACCTCTGTGAGACTGATAAATGTTACTACAACATTTTGGTAAAATCTCTGCTAGCAATTAAATGCTACTGGGAAACGCTCTTGGGCCCTAGAACTCGACCATCTCTAGGTCATTAAATTGTCATCGTCTCCTAATTCTGCAGCTGTTAGAACAGTCCTTGGTCTGGTTTTGGCCCAGGCCAGCTAGCTCTCTGCTGGACGATGCCCAGGATACACGGCACGAGTCAGCACGGGACGAAAACCAAGAACCAGCTTGGACGACTGGAGGTTTAAGAGGCTATTCTGCACCAGTTCATTAATTCGTACAGTTAATTTACGAGCAGGGACATTGCTATTAGCAAAAGGGCCTTTGGACAGAcagagggacagcctgctgCCTTTTACTTTTGAGCcaggaaggaagcagcagccttGCAGAGGTAACTCTGACCGTGACCCGCAGTTGGGTTGCCCTCGGGACCACGCTAGGGCCGGGAAGACCACCGAGGTGCCGGTGGACGTTTCAGTTAGGCCCTAAGCTCACTAAGCACCTTTCGGGGACGGCCTCTcggcccccggcccgcccctCCTCCGCGGGCGGCGCGGACTACACTCCCCACAATGCCCAGCGGCCGCCGGGCCAATGCCAGCGCACCCTGGGGCCGGCCGCCCGGCGAGGCGGGGGCGGGCCACTTCGGGCGGAGCGCCGCTCGGCCCAGCGGGATGGCCGCGGCGGCGACGGCATTGGCGCTGGGCGGAGGGCTCCTCCTGGCCGCCTGGCGCTGGCTGCGGGGCGcggcccgggcccaggcccaggccggggccggggcctcCATGCGGGGCAAGACGGTGATCATCACCGGGGCCAACAGCGGGCtgggccgggcggcggcggccgagCTGCTGCGGATGCGGGCCCGCGTCATCATGGGCTGCCGTGACCGGGCGCGGGCCGAGCGGGCGGCCCGCGAGATCCGGGCCGAGCTGGGCGAGCGGGCGGAGGGCGAGGGCGGCGGCGAGCTGGTGGTCCGTGAGCTGGACCTGGCCTCGCTCCGCTCCGTCCGCGCCTTCTGCCACCGCGTCCTCCAGGTACGGCCGGACGGCTGCGGGGCGCGGGGCTCGGCCCGCCGGGGCTCCCGCGGCGGGGTACCGGCAGCTACAGGGCAGCGCTGGGCAGCCGCGGAGGCCCCGGGCTCCCCGTGAGAGGACGCGGGGTGGGTGAGCTGGGTGCTAGCGGCGCGGTGGTGGCCGCGTCCTCGGGCCTCCGTGTTTTCAGGGCTCGTTCCTCCTGCTGGCACTCCGCTTTGGGGGTGGGGGCGTTGCGAGTTCACCGCAGCCTTTGGAGGGAGGGTATAAGGAAATTGGCCATGATTTTAAATCAGCATCTCGAAGCACGAATTTCATACTAGTTTGGACTTGCTGttctgaaaaggaaacactTGTTTCTGTATGAGATAAATTATTTgccttcttttccctccttttcacTCGACAGTAACCTGCCTTTGTTATTTTAGTGTTGCAGCTCATCCTGGTCTCAGCCAAAGAAATAAACGTTCACATGAGTGCactgctcccagctccagccatccttctgcctcctccccagactgacacccccccacccccttttgAATCTTTTGACCAGTGCTAGCTAAGTTTAGTAGACAGACATTTTTGAATATATAAAGCTTCTGCAGATTTCCTGAAAACTAGGAAATCCGGTTGATTATCCTGACAGAAATGCCACTAGATGAGTTCTGCTGTGTTATTAGATACCACAGAGCAGACGGAGGCATTGTGGGAGGAATTATTCCATTCCCATGAAAAGCATCAGTGGGGACTCTCATCTCACCACATCGAGCATCACAAGCCATGAGACACAAAGTCGTGGGAAGCCAGGCTTGATAcattctgctgctgttgctgctcaGAGAACTGCTTGTTAAGTACTTGAAAGATGCTTCGATGCTGTTGtgagtgggaagaaaaacagagcgGGACTTTATtgcattaattttcaaatagcTTTTCTAAAACTTAAATGTGTGGAAAAAGTCAAGTTTTAAGTTCTCTAGTGGGGCTCAGTGTGGTTATGTACATTCATACATACAAATCAGTGATAAGCTCTAATCTTGCTTCTGTGTCCTGGGAAAATATGAATATACAAAATGATATGCAgaataaacagcagaaaagaaacatactGCCTAACTTGTAAAAATTATATCTTTTATAGTGTAAAATACCCCCAAATGTAAATTTATTAGCTTCAGTTCCTTGGTAAAGCCAGTACAAGTGACTTTGAGTGAGAAATGGGTAGAGAAAAGGAGTGTGTTTATCTGCAGAGTGCTGCAGACACCTGCATTCTaacttgcattttcaaaataattccaAAAGCAGCTGAATGACAGGGGATGTGAGTTCAAGTAGTATTTTCAAGAGCTGTCCCACCCACATTCATGTTACCTTCTCTAacctgtgtctcctttttggagccatttgtttgtggggtttttttgatgctCTTTGTATGAGATGAAGATGACTTAAATATCGGCAGGATGGGGAAACAATGCACTCCCACTGCCTAACTCAATTTGCgggatttttcctttccagaactGCAAGTGATTACATCTTTCATTCCTTAGCCTCACTGCAAAAAATAAGAGAGATGTTGAAGGGCTCCATGGAAAAATGGAGCCAAGCTCAGAAGCTACAAGGAATAGCATTGCCCATCAAAGCAATGTTTTGTGCTCTCTGTTGCATTTGGTCGCAGCTGTGTGCTTGGCAGTGATCACATTACTCTAGATTACTAAATTTAGGAGTCTCAAAAAACAGCACAAGTGGAGGTCTTGCTTCTTGAGGTGTTAAGTCTGGCAAAATAAATCCTCCAGTCAGATGCTACAGAAAGTTTCTAAAGTAATGTTTTTCCTGTATAGAAGAAAGAAGTATCACTTCAATGAGCAGATCTACAGTCAGTACTTCTTCAGTCCTATCCTTGTTTAGTGATAGTAACCGTTATGTTCCCTTTGGGTGAAGAGGAGAAGTGAGTTTGATGCTGTTTGTATCATGCCTCAGCGACCCAACTATATGAGACACTGAGCAACCTCAAGTCCTGTGGAAATCAGTCTGAAATGGAAGTACTTGATGTTTTGTGTGATCAAATGCCAGCATCATTAACTGAATGCCAAGTGCAGATTAGGGTTTTGCTCTCTGTATCATTGCTGTTGATGACAGTCAAATAAAAGGCAAATGGTGCAAAATTCATTTTGAGGTTCTCTATTTGTATCGTCAAAACGATCTCAGCTTGCCTTCCAGTCTCTGCATTGGGTTTAAAGAATTAGCAGCAAAGAAAACTCATCCTGCTTTTTCTATAAAGTGAATACATTTGCTTCTGATTCATGCAAGTATAAGTTTACTGTGATACTTTCACAGCCTTTTGTCAGAGGTGGGTGAAAGTGTTGAATTCAGAGCTTATTTAGGCAGctttaatctgtattttttgaaaaagttaCTGTTTTGGGTAAATTGGAGGGCTCTTAATTTTTAAGTGGATGCTGGAGCATGAGGTGCATGATGTATTATACATCAATTTAAATTATCCCTACCACCCTTTCTGTTGATTACTTATGTTTCCTGATTCTGTAGAGTATAACATGCATCCTTGAGTCTTTGTTTTCTACTGACCTGTACCAGACCACTGATTCATCAAATAGCATGTACTGAACATGCCATCATGTATTTCAAGCCTCAGTCCCATAGACACACCTTAGTTCTTGGGTAGACCTATTAGACTCAAATTGTATGAAACATGAATGTTACTTTTCTATGATGCATTCTGCTCCACAGTTCTCACCAAGCAGCACAATGACATatagtgattttaaaataaggtaGTGTTCAAACATGAGAACATTGTTTTGCAAAGTTTTTCATTGCATCACCCCAGTGAGATGGTGGGTCTACAATGTAAAAGTTTGTCTTTAACCCTGAGGTTAGTTCTTTGAGCTAAGACTTGTTGTTCTATGTTTGCGTGTCTTCTGCACAGCAGACCCCTTGCCTATGGCTGAGGTTTGCCATAAATTAATGTGTGTGCTTTTGCAGTGCAATAAGCAGGTTACTTTTTAGAGAAAAACGAACTGCATCACAAAGGTAAATTCTCACTGAATTGCTATAGAAAAGATGCTCCTGGAGAAGCAGGCGGTTGTGTTCTCTGCCTGCGTTAAGAGTAGATACAGAGTTACTCTCATGTACCTGCATCCTGCTGGGGTCAAGTCCTCAGTTTTGTGGTAGTTCAACTTacatggtttttttcagcagtgcttTAAGAGAATATTAGTGAGTTACAGTTCAGAAAACTAggaatgaaattatttatttctaacaaTGGCTAATGAGAAATACTAAGCATAATAGTATGTTTTGCATGACTTctaaaatggaattatttttttctttcctatttaaaGGAAGAGCCGAGGCTGGATGTTCTGATAAATAATGCAGGGATATTCCAGTGTCCGTACATGAAGACAGAGGATGGTTTTGAGATGCAATTCGGTGTAAACCACTTGGGTCACTTCTTGCTCACCAACCTTCTTCTGGGCCTCCTCAAAAATTCTGCTCCAAGCAGGGTTGTGGTAGTATCCTCAAAGCTTTACAAATATGGAGAGATCAACTTTGAAGATTTGAACAGTGAAATAAGTTACAATAAAAGCTTTTGTTACAGTCGGAGTAAACTGGCTAACATATTGTTTGCAAGGGAGCTAGCCCGTCGGTTAGAAGGAACAGGAGTCACTGTCAATTCACTTCATCCTGGGATTGTCAGAACAAATCTAGGCAGATATGT
The DNA window shown above is from Grus americana isolate bGruAme1 chromosome 3, bGruAme1.mat, whole genome shotgun sequence and carries:
- the RDH14 gene encoding retinol dehydrogenase 14, with product MAAAATALALGGGLLLAAWRWLRGAARAQAQAGAGASMRGKTVIITGANSGLGRAAAAELLRMRARVIMGCRDRARAERAAREIRAELGERAEGEGGGELVVRELDLASLRSVRAFCHRVLQEEPRLDVLINNAGIFQCPYMKTEDGFEMQFGVNHLGHFLLTNLLLGLLKNSAPSRVVVVSSKLYKYGEINFEDLNSEISYNKSFCYSRSKLANILFARELARRLEGTGVTVNSLHPGIVRTNLGRYVNIPLLAKPLFNLVSWAFFKTPLEGAQTSIYLASSPDVEGVSGKHFGDCKEEELLPKAMDNLVARKLWDISEVMVGLLK